In the genome of Felis catus isolate Fca126 chromosome E1, F.catus_Fca126_mat1.0, whole genome shotgun sequence, the window CTTGCTGTCGTGTCGAGATGTTTGGTGTCCCTGAGTCTGCTGTGGGGGAgtggtgtgggtggggagggggaagaagcatggggacagggctggggccGTGGAGTCCTGTCTGCTCTGTCTTGTCCTTCTGGGGTACAGCTCCAGCTTTACCTGGCCCCCACGGGAGGCTGGAAGGGAGCAGGGTCTCCCTCGGGCTGCAGGGGCAGGTCCAGGGCAGCCCCAGGATGGGCTTCCTggtgggggaggttggggggatGGGTCCGGTTCATGCGCCCCAGGATGGGGCAgccctttcttcttttatacAATAAACATTCTCCACCACCATCTCCCGCCTGTCTGGGTACTTGCCTCtctgccctggggtgcctggcccCTCACTTCCCTCATCCAGAGTACAGAGGGGTGAGCTTGACCCCACACCCTGGGCAAGAGGAGAGAACGACCTTGCTCAGCTGTGTCAGTCCCCAAAGGATGTGACCCAGATCAAAATGGGAGCAAGGACATGTAGCCCCTTTGGGGTGAGGAAAGCCCCCCTCGTGCTGACTTCAGGCCTCGGGGAGGGGCAGGCGCTGGGGAGGCGGGCTTCGGTGCAGCAGCTCTcaggtgtggggaggggacagcctGCGGTCCCGCACCCACCAGGGCTGGGCCACACTGAGCTAAGTATTCAAGAAGAGAAGTGGTCAGGAGGAGAGGCGGCCAGTGTAGAAAAAAGCGTGGTGGTCAAGTGTGGTTCCTCTGGAGTGGCAAGGGGGCCGTGTGTCAGTGCCAGAGTCAGAAATAGTGGGAGGGAAGGTGAAGGTCAGCCGGGGAGCGCCCCGGGGGGCCACGGTGCAGGAGCTCGGACTTCACCCGAGGCCGCAGGGTGCCAGTCCAGGCAGGTGCTTACGGCACCAGGCCTCCCCATGGTGTGCACAACAGGCTCCCGCCGGCTCAGAAGAGCCAACTGTGAGAGTTTTCAGGAGTTTCGCTAGCCAGTTGCTAAACTGcctttattaataattatatacacTTACAATGAGTCATATCAGAAAATGAGCAAATACTCCAAACACTCGTTTTTGTACACAATGCTATCGTCTAGGGGTGTGGGGTTACTTGTGCCCGTGGCATCTGTGTGGTGCGGATGCCACATGAAGGTGGGACACTGCACATCTGTCCCCACACACCTGTGCCCAGCCCCGCCCTCAGTGACAGCAGATTGGGGGGGTGTCCCTACCCTGTGGAGACCGGCAAGTTCGAGCAGGGCCTGGCGGACCGAATCGTTCAGGCCTAAGGCAGGAAGACACGCGGGTGACACATGGGCCAGCTCTCACGTGGGGAGTCCTTTGCGAGCCACAAAAGTGGGACGATGTCCTTCCAGTATTTGAAAACTGTCACCTGATTTGGCAAAGAGGTCGATCAGGTCACTGACAAATTAGCGAAGTTCCAACATCCGTCTTCCTTGTTCCACTTCTGACTCGTTCATTAATGCCGATAAGCATCAACCGGTGTCTCCGTGCGGTTACACCCACGGAGCTGGTTGTCAGAACGCCGCTGCTTCCAGCCCACAAGCCTCTGGACGAGCCAAAGGCCATCCTTGGTCAAATTCACCGCCGTGCTTAGGAGCTGGCCTGCTGGATGGCCTCGCCTCCCAGGCCCTGCCAGGAACTTGGCCAGGTCTGAAAAATCTCAGGCACGGGAGCCAGGCTGCCACCTGGCCTGGGCTGTGAGTTGAACGGGTGCCTGCCTACCTGGGACTCGTTCCCACCCCCCAGCACTGGGTCCTGCACCCCCCGACCCCTTGCCAGCGGCCTAGCAGTCAGTGTGCAAACCAGGCAGAAGAATCATGTTTATTGGAGAGACGGGGACAGGGGTGGGCTCAGCATGAAGCGGGGGTTACGTTAGGCAGAGGAGACTCAGGTGGCCAGGAAGCCTCCGTCCACCGGCACGGTGGAACCCGTGGTCATGCTGCTCCGGTCACTCAGAAGGAAAAGGATGACGTCCACCACATTCTCCACCTCTGTGGGCAGGGTGGAAGTCAGGGCACAGGTGGAGGGGGCTGCCCTCATCCTTCCCTCTCACTTCTCACCTAGGCGGGTCCGGGGGCTACTGGTGCACCCCCCCGGCTGGGCTCCTGCCTGACTCACCAGCAAACCTGCCAAGTGGGATTCGATCCAGCATGGCCTTGGCCTTCTGGGGGTCGCTCCAGTTGGCCTGGGCCATGGGGGTCATCACCACTGTGGGGTTCACCGCATTCACGCGGATCTGCACCAGGACAGACAGGAGGTCAGCAAGGCAGGCTAGGCGCCCAGGGCACGAGGGCTGGGTGATGGGAGGCGTCCCCGGGGGGCTCACCTTGTGTGGCCCAAGCTCCAGAGCCATCACCCTGGTCAGCATGTCCATGGCACCCTTGGTAGAACCTGTGAGGAGTGGCGTGCCTGGAGCCTGACGGCTGCAGGCTTGGGGGTCGGTGGGGTTCGGGCGGGAGCACACCTGGGGCTTACTCACAGTAGACGCTGTGGTTGGTTATTGCGCGCTGTGAGGCCTGGCTGGAGATATTCACGATGGCCCCCGGGGCCCCCCTAGCTATCAGGCCCCTCGCCACGATCTGGAATTGCAGAGGGAGCGTGAGGCAGAACTCGTCACCCACTGgttcccaccccagccctgaaGGCGGCTCACCTGAGACACCTGGATGACAGCCCGCAGGTTCACATCGAAGGATCTGGAGGCAGATGGAGAGACCCCGGTCAGGGACTGGGGCTGCTGCTGCAGGGGACAGCCCTGCCCCCGGGGGCGTCTACCCCGGTCAGCTCACGTGTCACACGCCTCCTTGGTGACCTCCAGGAAGGGCTGCAGCAGCGCCACGGCGGCGTTGTTCACCAGGAGGTCCACGGGGCCCACACTGCCCAGTGCCCGCTCCGTGGCGTCCCAGTCACCCAGGTCCACACACACGGGCTCCACCCCAGGACACTGTGCGTAGCGGGGGGAGGGACAGCTACCAGCGGCTCCCTGCCCCAAAAGGGGCGCTGCCTCACCGATCTTTCAGCCTGACAGGGGGCGGGGCTAGAGGTCCCAGAGGACACCTTCTTGGGGTTCAGAACGCAGGCTGCTGAGGGAGGTGGTAGAGGACCTAACGCGGCCCCTGGGCATCTCGGGGCTTGGTGACCTGGAGGCTGGCCCCGCCTCCGGCCAGTCCACTTCCTGCGTCCCAAGGCCCCGGGCCGGCAAAGCAGCCATTTCTGCCTCCTTCCAAGCCCAGGGGGCGTTGCCGTTCCACCAGAGGCCGCGCGCCCTGGGAGGGGCTGCTCAGGGTCCTGGGTCAGCCCCTGCGCCCCGCGCCTGCGCGTCCCGGCCCTCTCGctaccctcccacccccgccccgcccgcctccCACCGCCCCCGGGGCCGGGACAGAGCTGCGCCTACCTCGAGGACCAGGCTGTCCAGGTCGGCCCGGGTCCGGCTCAAGGCCACCACCTGCACCCCCGCCGCGTGCAGCGCCTTGACAGTGCCGCGCCCGATGCCTGCGGGGAGCGCGGCTCAGTGCGCGCGtcccccgccccggccgcccgCCGCCCCAGGCCGCCCCGCAGGCCCACCTTTGCCCGCCCCGGTGACGAGCGCACGGCGGCCCGCGAGCCCCAGGTCCATGGCTGGCGTTCAGTGTCTGAGTGTGGCGGCCGTCGGAGGGCGCGGGGCGGGACGGCGGAGAGGCGGGGCGCGGAGGGGCCAATCACAGGCTGGTGTCCGGGTCGGGGGCGGGGACATGGAAATAGCACCGCTCAGGCGGGCGCCGCAGGCGCAAGGgagtgggggcggcgggggcggcgggggcggcggggggcggcggggggcggcggggggcggcgggtCACCTGAGCCTGAAAGCTGTTTAGCGGCCTCCGAAAGCAGAGCCCCGGAGAGCACCGGTTCCCTGCCAAGATTGTTCCAGAAAAGGTGTGCTGGTTAATACCAGAAAAAACGTGTAGCTACACGTGAAATGCAGAACTCAGCGCCAACATATCTTGCTTTGTTTCTGGGAAGAAAAGTTTGGCAAAGGGGATCGCATGACCCgcacccccaccctaccccatgGCTGACGCAGGTTCTCTCATAGTGCCCAAAGGGAAAGAGTTTGGACAACTAAATCAGCCTGAAGAAGCCAATGCCAACAAAGCCCCACCTTAACCTGGTGAGGTAgagtcccctccctaaggaaggaaaaaaacaaaaacaaaatcctcaaGGTAACCTGGCTGTGCGCATACATGACAACATCCCTCaggaccttgtaacatgagatcacttaatcagactgcatgtttgtctGTTACCACATATGggagaaaaagaagtagaaaacacatttgaaaaactatgccacgtggtgctcggggctcagttctttgggtaggAACCCAAATGAACTGTgctggcaggaataaagttgcttcctgggaAATAAAACCTCAGTGTCGCGACTCTGCGAGAGTCCTGCTACATTACTTGGGGACTCGTCCGGGATTCAGAGACAGTGCGTTTCCACCTCCTTTGCTGCTGGGATACGAACCTCCGGGCGCCAGGGGACCACTTGACCCGCAGGAGGCTACCCCTCCCGGCTGGGGGTGAGGGCCCCGTGTGCGCCAGCGGAGCCCGTGAGGCCCAGGGACCAGCTCAGGGAGCGCCCATCAGACTAGTATGAACCCAGGTTCGTTTGGGCAGACCTGCCcctaagaggcagaaggggagcctggTCACCCCCCAGGGCTGCCTTAGTAGTTCAGCGAGGGGACTAGGCACAAAGCCGCAACTCCAGGGCGCTCGGCGGCGGCGGGTTGGAGTCACCGTGTGACCGTGTGTGGGGACTtgtctcattcatttcctgggtcaATGACTATGATAATTAGAGCCAACTGTCTCTGGTTAGCTTACCTCAGAATGGGAGCTTTAAGGAATACTCCCAAGGGGCCCAAACTCCCTTTGTTTCAGGgaaattccctgtcttctccGGACTGACATGCACTGCCTTATTGCactagtgaaaaacaaaacaaaacaaaagaaacctgggCTCTGCTCCTCTGTCTGAGCCCACAAGACTTAAAACtgagaattctctttctctgccttctgctggcacctcgcctcttctgccttcccctccccccctcctgtttctgcaccactTGGGGGGCGGCCTGCAGAACGGGCTCCCCAATGCCTCAGGCACAGAAGCACCCCGCCCCAGAGATCCTGGAGTGGAGACCACACACTGCAGATTTCCCCACCGGGACTCTAAGTAGCAATTAATCACGGGAAACAAATTGTCTTCGGTGGACCCAAGTAAAACGTATTC includes:
- the DCXR gene encoding L-xylulose reductase; protein product: MDLGLAGRRALVTGAGKGIGRGTVKALHAAGVQVVALSRTRADLDSLVLECPGVEPVCVDLGDWDATERALGSVGPVDLLVNNAAVALLQPFLEVTKEACDTSFDVNLRAVIQVSQIVARGLIARGAPGAIVNISSQASQRAITNHSVYCSTKGAMDMLTRVMALELGPHKIRVNAVNPTVVMTPMAQANWSDPQKAKAMLDRIPLGRFAEVENVVDVILFLLSDRSSMTTGSTVPVDGGFLAT